A section of the Nitrospinota bacterium genome encodes:
- the pgeF gene encoding peptidoglycan editing factor PgeF, giving the protein MIKTKLHRNEYDGVAWYTFKEIAELHFLKHWITSRQGGVSDGGYKGLNLGDHVGDADSNVSKNLKTVSSLFCEGRKIYLPNQVHSNRVAEISSPGGKSRKDCDAVVVESRETPIGVLTADCLPVLIVDPHRKVAGVVHAGRMGVFMDIAGETVRKLETLFGAKAREMIVAIGPGIRECCYEVGEDVFSGYENYARYRNSAGRLDMVTAVADSLSARGILNDNIFDCDICTSCKNDEFFSHRKQGLSGEKAGRFMTGLEIF; this is encoded by the coding sequence ATGATAAAGACCAAACTGCACCGCAACGAATACGACGGCGTCGCCTGGTATACGTTTAAGGAGATTGCCGAACTCCATTTCCTGAAACACTGGATCACCTCCAGGCAAGGCGGGGTAAGCGACGGCGGATACAAGGGGTTGAACCTGGGTGATCATGTCGGCGACGCCGATTCAAACGTATCGAAGAACCTGAAGACAGTAAGCTCTCTCTTTTGCGAAGGGAGAAAAATATATCTTCCGAATCAGGTGCATTCGAACAGGGTCGCGGAGATATCGTCCCCCGGCGGGAAGAGCCGTAAAGATTGCGATGCCGTGGTGGTCGAAAGCCGAGAGACCCCGATAGGGGTGCTGACCGCAGATTGCCTCCCTGTATTAATTGTCGATCCGCACAGGAAGGTTGCCGGAGTCGTTCACGCCGGGAGGATGGGTGTGTTCATGGATATTGCCGGTGAGACGGTGCGGAAGTTGGAGACTTTATTTGGCGCGAAGGCGCGGGAGATGATCGTCGCCATCGGGCCCGGCATCAGGGAGTGCTGTTATGAGGTCGGGGAAGATGTTTTTTCAGGCTATGAGAACTATGCAAGGTACAGGAACAGCGCGGGCAGGCTCGACATGGTGACGGCGGTGGCCGATTCCCTCTCAGCAAGGGGAATATTGAACGACAATATCTTCGACTGCGACATATGCACGTCGTGTAAAAATGACGAGTTTTTTTCCCACAGGAAACAGGGGCTCTCCGGCGAAAAGGCCGGGAGGTTTATGACCGGCCTGGAGATATTTTAA